In Actinoplanes octamycinicus, the genomic window ACCGCCGCGAAGGCCGCCGGGTCCCGCAGGTGCGGGAACGGGCCGTCGGCGACGTGCGCCTGCGGCGCCGCGCCGACCGGCACCCCGGACCACTCCCGGTAGGTCGCGGCCACCTCCGCGTCCGGCTTTCGGACAGCGAACTGACGGTACGCCTCGGGTACGACAGACACGTCCCCGTCGTCCACCGTGATCACCGTCTGCACCACGTACCGGCTGGCGAACTCGTGCGCCAGCACCGCCCCGGCGCCGTGCCCGACCAGCACCGGCGCCCGGTGCAGGTCCAGCCGGTGGACCAGCGCCGCGAGGTCGGTGACCAGCCCGGACAGGTCGGGCCGGGCCGCCGAGTCACCGTGTCCGGGCAGGTCCACCGCCACCGCCGCGCAGCCGCCGTCCAGCTCCGCGGCGACCGGCCACCACATCGTCCGGTCGTAGAACAGCCCGTGCAGCAGCAGCACCGGACGTCCGAACCGGCCCCACCGGTCGTAGACCAGGCGGTTCCGGGGACTCCCGTGGGCGTGGGTGCTGCGGCGCGGCGGCTGTGGATGCACGAGAACGGTCTTCCCTGAATCGGTCGGCACGAACATCTCGTACAACGACCGCCGCGGGCACCCCGGTTACGCCGCGGTGACGGCCGGGGCCAGGAATTCGCCGGCGCCGCGCAACCGGGTGACCAGCCGGGCCTGGGTGGCGGCGCAGTCGAGCCGCACGGCGAGCGCGCCCGGCAGGCCGCTCCCGGCGCGCAGCGCGACCGGCAGCGCGGACTCGTCCAGGCCGTCCCGGCGGGCGATCAACACCCCCAGGCGGTGCCGGGAGATCGCCTCCGGGCCGGCGACGTTGTGGACCCCCGGGCGGGCCGCGGCGGCCAGCTCCAGCACGGCCGCGGCCAGGTCGGTGACGTGCACCGGGCAGCGGATGTCGTCGGAGAACAGCGCGCCGGTCCGCTCCCCGGAGGCCAGCTCCCGGACGAAGCGCTCGATCACCGACCGGCCACCGCCGATGATCAGCGAGGTGCGTACCACAGCGGCGTCCGGAACCAGGCCGCGGACCGCGAGTTCGGCGGCGGCCTTGGCCGCACCGTAGGGCGTGACCGGGTCCGGCGTCGCGGCCTCGTCGTAGGACTCCGCCCGTCCGGAGAAGATCGCGTCGCTGGAGACGTGCACCAGGCGTGCGCCGGTCGCGGCGGCCGCGGCCGCGACGTGCATGCCCCCGTCCGCGGTGGCCGCCCAGTCGGCCTGCTGATAGGCCGCGTTGACGATCACCTCCGGTCGGACCGCGGCCACGAGCGCGCGCACCGCGGCCCGGTCCCGGATGTCGAGGCGACGTCCGCCGGATCCGATGGGCTGGCTGCGGAAGGTCGCGGTGATCTCGTGACCCGCGATCCGCGCCTGCCGGACCACTTCTCGGCCGAGCAGCCCGCTACCCCCGACGACCAGCATCCTCATCGCCCACCCCGAAATCGCCCACCTCGAAATCGCGCACTCCGAAATGGCTCATCCGGAGATCGCTCCTCCCGGAACGGCCCGCTCCGCGACTGCTCGCCGCGAAACCCCTGGGATCGC contains:
- a CDS encoding alpha/beta fold hydrolase, translating into MPTDSGKTVLVHPQPPRRSTHAHGSPRNRLVYDRWGRFGRPVLLLHGLFYDRTMWWPVAAELDGGCAAVAVDLPGHGDSAARPDLSGLVTDLAALVHRLDLHRAPVLVGHGAGAVLAHEFASRYVVQTVITVDDGDVSVVPEAYRQFAVRKPDAEVAATYREWSGVPVGAAPQAHVADGPFPHLRDPAAFAAVLHGLI
- a CDS encoding sugar nucleotide-binding protein, whose protein sequence is MRMLVVGGSGLLGREVVRQARIAGHEITATFRSQPIGSGGRRLDIRDRAAVRALVAAVRPEVIVNAAYQQADWAATADGGMHVAAAAAATGARLVHVSSDAIFSGRAESYDEAATPDPVTPYGAAKAAAELAVRGLVPDAAVVRTSLIIGGGRSVIERFVRELASGERTGALFSDDIRCPVHVTDLAAAVLELAAAARPGVHNVAGPEAISRHRLGVLIARRDGLDESALPVALRAGSGLPGALAVRLDCAATQARLVTRLRGAGEFLAPAVTAA